Genomic DNA from Thalassoroseus pseudoceratinae:
TCTACACCCGCAACGGCGGACCGGCGAGCACCACCATTCCGGCTACCGCAGCGGACGTTGCAACTCAAGTTGCATCCGGTCCCGATGAGAAGTACACCGGTCACACGGAATGGCCCGACGGGCGAGTTCATCACACGGGGATCACCACAACACTCACACCAAACACGTTCGTCCCGTATAATCAGGGAGGAACTGAGATCGACGCCGATTACAATTCCTGGCAGGAGGGACGGAACGGCAACGCGGGGAGCCCAACCTATGCGGCAATCACCTCGCGAAGTTACCATTCAGGAATCGTCAACGCTGTGTTGATGGATGGATCGGTCCGGTCAGTCAGCGAGTCCATCGACCTTGTCGTTTGGCGTGGACTTGGCACGAGGAGTGGCGGCGAAGTCGTTCCGTCCGATTATTAATCTCCGCTATCGATTCGCACTTTCAGCAGGAGCAGCATATGCACCCAGTTCGGAAAATTGCACTACTCACGACATTGGCATTGTGGACTTCAGTCGCCACCGCCGCAGACTCCGCGAACTTGTCGGAGGCTCGGCAAGAGGCAGTCGACAAAGGTGTCGAGTTTCTGAAAGTCACGCAGAACGAAGAAGGCTACTGGACAACCGACAAATCCCCCGGCATCACCGCGCTCTGTCTGAACGCATTGGTCCAAAGTGGCGTTCCGGAGAGTGATGAGACGGTTCAGAACGCGATCAAGTATCTGCAAAAGCACATTCAAAAAGACGGCGGGATTTATCATCCCAAGAGCAATCATCGGAATTACGAGACAGCAATCTCAATGCTGGCACTCAGCAATACTGACGCCAAGAAATACGACGATGTCATCAAAGACGGTGCGAAGTTTCTGCGTGGTTTGCAGTGGGACGAAGGCGAAGGAATCGAAAGTTCCGACACCTTCTACGGTGGGGCCGGTTATGGTGGGCACTCGCGTCCCGACCTGTCCAACACTCAGTACTTGTTAGAAGCGTTGAAAGCCTCCGGTGCGGGACCCGACGACCCAGCAATCAAGAAAGCGTTGATCTTTGTTTCTCGCACACAGAACCTGGAAACCGAACACAACACAACCCAATTTGCCTCGAAGGTTGAAGACGGTGGTTTCTATTACACCCCGGCAGCCGGGGGAACGTCACAAGCCGGCGAAACGGAAAACGGTGGTCTGCGGTCTTACGGTTCCATGACCTACGCCGGTCTCAAGAGCATGATCTATGCCGGGCTCACGCAAAAAGATCCGCGTGTAAAAGCGGCATTCTCGTGGATTCAAAAAAACTACACCTTGAACGAAAATCCCGGACTCGGTCAGCAAGGGCGGTACTACTATTACCACACGTTCGCAAAAACTCTTTCCACATTGGGACAACCAAAACTTGAGGACGCCGATGGGAAAACCCACGATTGGAAAGCCGACTTGACGACCATGCTCGTCGAACTGCAAAAAGAGAATGGTAGTTGGGTCAACACGGCACCCCGTTGGTATGAAGGCGATCCGAACCTCGCCACAGCCTACGCGTTGATGTCACTGAGCTTCTGCGACGAAGAGTAAGCTTGATCAACGCCAAAACAGTTTCACTCAGACTCGAAAAGCCCACCAATTGCGATTGGTGGGCTTTTTCACTGGGATGCGTAGGCTGCAACGTCGCCCAGCCGCTGTTATGATGGGGCCGTGTTGGCTTCGTCTTTCATTCTCATCAGGGATGGCGTTTGATGATTGCTCAAAACCGCTTTCGGCGAGCTGGTTGGTTGTGGATGACCGTGTGTGTTTTGGCTTCACGGGCTCTTTTGGCACAGAACGCTGCGACCACGTCAGCGGATGTCCAGGCCATTGTCGAGCAACTCAACGATTCCAACCCCATCAATCGTTACGCGGCGGCACGGTCTCTGTTCCAACTCGGTGCCGAAGCGAAATCTGCGGTCCCCAGTTTGATCAAGCATTTGGACGATTCTGATGAACCGACTCGGGCTGCATGTGTGGAGGCTCTTGCGGAGATCGGGCCCATCCAAAAAGAAATTGTTCCCGCGTTGGTCACGAAACTCGACGACAAAAGTGCGTTCGTTCGGCATACCGCTGCGGTTTCGCTCGGTCGGTTTGGTGCGGCTGCGAAGCCCGCTGTCCCGGAATTGATTCGAGTCTTCGAGCGATCCGACGCAGAACGGCAGGCGGTGATTGCTCGGACTTTCGGCCAGATCGGACCGGCGGCCGCGGACTCGGAAGACGTTCTCACAAAGGCAATGAATGCGAAAACACCGGACGTCCAACTGGCCGCAGCGCTCGGGTTAGCCCAAGTAAAGCCCGATGCCAAGGCGGCTGTCGAGAAGCTTGCTTCGTTGCTGTCACACTCGGAGACGGTGATTCGTTCATCCGCAGCGGATGCGTTGGCCGAATTGGGGCCATCTGCCGAACCCGCCGCCAAAGCATTGGCGGAAGCCACTCGTGATGAGAGCCCCCGTGTCCGTCGACAATCCGTTCGCGCACTTGGTCGAATCGGAGCATCGGCAGCCGATCAACTGGAGAGTTTGATTGCAAGCGTCCAAGACGATGACGAATATGTTCGCCAAGTGGCCGTGCTTTCGGTCGCGCGAGTGGCACCGAAGTCGCGGGACACGGCGGACGCATTGGCAGAAGCATTGAAGGACGAGAATTCCCAAGTTCGTGAGAACGCCGCGATCGCGTTTCGGTCGCTCGATGGAACCGTTTCGTCTCACGTTCCAGCTCTCGTGGCGGCATTGGCAACTTCGGACACCGATGTCGTGGCTGCAATCTCCGAAACCCTCACGAAAGCCCCACAGGAATCGCTGTCGGAACTCGCGAAAGCCGCCGTGGCGGAATCGAGCGAACTTCGTCGAGGAACTGCCATCGCGCTGGGCCGTTTGATCAATCACAAAGCGGATCTTGCCGAACGTGCGTTGCCGGTGTTACTCAGTTTGCTAAACGATGAGGAATGGCAAGTTCGCCGGGCGGCGGCCCGTGGTTTGGGAGCCGCGGGTAGATCGGCAGCAACTGCACTGCCGGAACTGACCGCAGCCATGCGTGAACGCAACAAGTTCGTTCGTCGCGCTGCGGCGGCCGCTATTCAGTCGATTTCGGAAGATGAAGCCAACGATTGACACTTGTATTGACGTGAAGACTCCCTTGAACCGCTTGCGCTCCTGAGACACTCCACTTCCAGACTGACACCCGATGACCAACCACCGATATCCGCTCTTCGTTAAAGGCGATTTGGACGGTTTTTTTGGCCTGTTTATCGACAACCTTGTTCAACTGCTCCTGATTGTCGCACTCTGTAACATTTGCGGCATTCCGGCCGACTCGCCGTTGCTGCTCGAAGCAATTTTTCCCGGTGTGGCAGTCAGTTTGCTGTTGGGGAATGTCTTCTACGCGTGGCAAGCTCGACGTTTGGCCAAACGCACAAACCAAAACGACATCACCGCCTTGCCCTATGGCATCAACACGCCGTCGCTGTTGGTTTACGTTTACTTTGTCATGTTGCCGGCGTTTGGCAAAGCGTCGGAAGCGGGGCTAGAAGATCCGGCTCGATTCGCGTGGCAGATGGGTTTGATCGCCTGCCTAGGGAGCGGTGTGATTGAATTCGGCGGTGCATTTATTGCCGGATATATTCGACGACGCACACCCAGAGCGGCATTGCTCTCGACGCTCGCGGGAATCGCGATCGGCTTTATCTCGATGAAGTTCACGTTGGACATGTTCCAACGGCCGTTGGTTTCCATGCTCGCATTAGCAGTCGTCTTGTTGACTTACTTCTCGCGAGTCGGCTTTCCACTGAGTCTGCCGGGCGGATTTGTCGCGGTCTTACTGGGAGCCGGCGTCGGTTGGTTCGCTCCATTTGTCTTGCCAGAATCGCTGACTGGTCCCGCAATGAGTTGGAGCGGATTCACCAAATCGACGGAAACCGCGGGGTTTTATCTGCCGCAATTTGCCGGAGATGCAATCTGGGAAGTTCTGAGTGATTCGGAAGTTTGGCTGGGGTATCTCTCGGTGATTGTGCCGATGGGGCTGTTCAATCTGGTCGGAAGTTTGCAGAACATCGAGTCGGCGGCGGCTTCTGGGGATGAGTTCGACACCCGCAGTTCATTGGCCGCTAACGGTGTGGGCACGATCGCTGCGGCATTCTTTGGAAGTTGCTTTCCGACGACGATTTACATCGGGCACCCCGGATGGAAAGGAATGGGCGCACGGGCTGGGTACTCCACATTGAACGGACTGGTCGTCACGATCATTTGCCTCACCGGCACCGTGACGGCCATCAGCAATCTCATTCCGCTCGAAGCCGGGATCGGGATTTTATTGTGGATTGGCGTGATCATCACATCTCAGAGTTTTCAGGAAACACCCCGAGAGCACGCACCAGCGGTGGCGATTGGCTTGTTCCCTGCGATCGCAGCGTGGGGAGCCACGATTGCCCAGGGAGCGTTTATCGCTGTGGCATTGGCTGGGGAAGGCGGAATCTCGTTGGAGCAATTCTTGGCGAATGATCCGCAAGGTTTGCTCAACGGATTCTTGGCCCATGGATTGCTTGTGATGGAACGGGGTTACATCTTTACCGGCATGATTCTCGCTGCCATTTCTGCCAACTTGATCGACAAAAAATTCTTCACCGCTGCGGTTTGGTCGCTCGTGGCGTGTTTGTTCACGGTTCTTGGGCTCATGCACGCCTACCAGATTTCCGGCAACAGCTTAGATTTCCTGTTCATTTTCCAACCGACCCCGGACGCTGGCCGCGTATATCGGGCATTCGGTGTCGCCATTGGCTGGGGATTGTTCGCGGTCTTGTTCTTCGCATATGGATGGTGGTTCACGAGAGAAGCGAATGATCCCGCGAAGGTCAATGCTGAGACGCTTGCAACGGTCGATTGACGGAACATCTTGCCACGATTGGCGGGAAATGGTAAATCCCGCCTTCCATCAGTCCATTCAAAACCGTCAACAGTTCCGCTCACGGATGAGCCAAGCACCCAGCTATTTGATCGATACGGTCAAACGTCCCATTCCGATTCGGATGCGGTCGGACTTGTCGATTGAAACAATCGCCTATCAGGACTTTGAAGACTTCGTCGTCAAGGATCCGGTGTCGCTGGAGTACTACCGTCTTCGCAGCGAACAGTTTCGCGTGCTGGAATTGCTCGATGGCAAGCGAAGTCCCGAGGACATTCGGCGTGAGCTGCAAAAAGAGTTTCCGACGCTCCGTCCGACATTGCCCGACATACACCGTTTGGTTCACGACCTCCACAAAAAAGGATTGGTCGTTAGCGAGCGGCATGGGCAGGGGCAGACGTTGCGAGATTGGCAACGCGAGGAAACCAAACGCCGCTTTTTCTCGGCTTGTAAAAATGTCTTCTACATCAAAGTGCCCGGCTGGGACCCGCAAGGTTTGCTTTCGGTTCTCTATCCGTTCGTCAAATGGTTGTTCCACCCCGTTTGCTTGGTCGCAGTTGGGTTGGGCGTGGCGATCACTTGGGTTTTCCTGCTGATCAACTTCGGCGAGTTCGAGCGACGTCTGCCGGAATTCCAACAGTTCTTCAGTTGGCCGAACTTGGCTTACCTATGGTTAACGATCGGCTTCGCGAAGCTGTTCCACGAAATTGCTCACGGTTTGGCATGTCGACATGCCGGGCGGGAAAGTCATGAAATCGGCGTCGCGTTTCTGGTGTTTAGCCCGTGTCTGTACTGTGACGTCACCGACTCGTGGATTCTCCCCAGCAAATGGCAACGGATTGGAATTGCCGCTGCGGGGATGTTTGCCGAGGTTGCCGTCTCCGCGATTGCGATCATCATTTGGTGGCACACCGAACCCGGTTTGCTGCATTATCTGGCGTTGAATGTCTTTCTGGTGACAACAATCACCACCGTAATTTTCAACGCGAATCCGCTACTGAAATTCGATGGCTACTACATCCTCAGCGATTGGTTGGAAATTCCCAACCTGCGTGGCAAAGCCGATCGTTTGTTGCGGAATGCCTTGGCTCGGACATGCTTCGGAATTCATTTGCCGCGTGATCCGTTCCTTCCGGATCGCGGCCGCTGCCGATTCATTGCCTATTCGATTGCCGCTGCTGGATATCGCTGGTTCATCGCCTTCACGATTGTCTTCACGTTGTACCAATGGCTGAAGCCGTATGGTTTGCAGAATCTTGGTTTGCTGCTTGGCTTGCTATCGATTGTCGGAATCTTGGTTGGCCTTGTGATGTCTGTCGTTCGGATCGTAACCATGCCTCGAAAACAACGAATTCAACCCCTTCGCGTGTTTGCTACGTTGGCAGTGCTCGCAGGTGTGGGAGCGGCGGCGTGGTTTGTTCCGCTGCCAATTCGCGTCGAAGCTCCACTCACCTTGGAACCCGAACGTGTTCGCCATGTTTACACGTCGACACCGGGAACACTCACCGAAGTTCTTGTGGAACCGGGAGAACGGGTCGTGAGTGGGCAAGTCCTCGCGCGATGCCAGAATTTCGAGCAAGAACAACGGGTCCGGCATTTGGAGATGACGCTAGAGACACAGGAAGTCGAAGTGCGTATGCACGAGATTCTTCGGGATCATCCGTCGAAAGAACTCGCTGACGCCACTTTGCAAACGACCCGAGATCGGTTGGCCGAGGCGAAGCAGAAGCTCACTCGGTTGGAAATTGTCGCGCCGTGCGACGGTGTCGTCATTGCCCCGCCGACGGTTCGGCAGAATTCCGCCAACGAGGATTCGCTGCCAACTTGGGGAGGCTCGCCGTTGGCAGATGAGAATCGCGGGTGTTGGTTGCCATCCCGAACACATTTGCTGAGTTTAGCTCCCACCAAGGAAACCGAAGCCGTTTTGTTAATCGATCAATCCGACCGGAACCGCGTGATTCGTGGCGCGGCCGTGAAGATCCTTTTCGATGGCATGCCCGGTCAAACTGTTTCGACCGCAATCACGGAACTCGCCCCGGCGGATGTGAAGACGGTCCCACCAGCGTTATCGAACAAATTCGGTGGTCCACTCGCAACGATTTCCAACGAAAAGAATGACGAAGTGCTGACCCGCTCGGCGTATCGAGCCACACTCGCCATGCCAACACCGCCATTCGCGACACGACCAGGAATGCGGGGCCGCGCTCGCATCACCATCGCGGAGCAAACCGCAGCCGAATGGGTTTGGCGAAGTGTTCAAGAGACATTTCACTTCAAACTGTAAATCGAAACGCAATCTTCCGTGTCCGCGGTCGAGGCAATTCGATCGACGGATCAACATTGCCTTGAGACGAACACCAAGCATGAAACCAGCACACAGCGGATTCTCCCGTATCGAACGCTTGATTCTGATTCTTCGCCACTACGAAGAACTTACGTTCGAGGAGATCGCCAAGCTTCTTTCGCATCCACGAACCGAAATCGAATCGGTCCACACGAACATTCTCCGGCAACAATTTCGGCTGTGCTCGTAAGCAGCGACGACCACAAGTGATGTTCGGTCGGGCGATGCTGTGAGAATCGGTGCCCGCGATCACGGTTGGCGCGGTGGCAAGTCGATTGGCATTGGTACTGCGGCTTCTGTCCCGTTCAGTGGAACCTTGGGGCTTTCCACTTCCACGCGTTCCGGTCGGATGGCGATTTGCATGCTTGGTGGCTGTTGATCATCTTCGCCAGGACTTGTGCGATAGCGGGCATCGTCGTCAGTCCGCTCCGCGATCATCGTTTCCGCTGCCGGATTTGGGGCAGTCAGCGGGTGAGCCGGAGAGCCGTTTCTCGCGGCGATCCAAGCGGCCGAGGGATTCGGCTTGGGAATCATCGCCGCCACGCCCAGCATCAACAGACCAAGCGTGAGGGCATACTGAGCAATCCGCAAATTCGCCATCAGTGATTGTCCCCTGTCTTGGATGCCATTTCGAGAACCGCGGAAGTCTCTTGAGAACCCGCCCCGCTAGCAACGCGACGCCAAATCGGAGGAATCCAAAGCACGATTCCCACCAGCAACAGCGTCCAGCGAACTCGTCGTGAATCCAATACGCGATCCCGGAAGGCTTCGCCAGATTGGTGATTCATACCGATTGTCATGCGAACGCTCGCAATGAGGAAAAAAGGACTTCCCTGACAGAATCGGCAAAAACAGATTCGCTTCGCCAGCAGACTCCACCCAAACATGCGAGATTCGCGAAATTGGTTGGGAGGCGAAGGAAAAACGGTGCGGCAAGGTCCCCTCAAAGCTCCCAGCTTTCCTTGCCGCACCGAATCTAAGTTGTCTAGCGACCACAGCGTGTTGGTTATGTTGCTCACCAACGGCCGGTCAGCTGCGACAACGGAAAGATAGGTCGAGAAATCGGGTTGTCAAAAATTTGTCGATCGAATTTTCCTGGAACCCAAAATCTGGTTTGGTATGGTGAAAGCAAGAACAGTTCTCTGTGAGCGAATTTTCCTCAGACTGACCTCCTTTGTCGGTCACCAACTTCCAGGGAGTCCCCTTATGAAATTGCTGCGATTGCTGATCATGGTGTCCGTGTTTTCGTTCCTCACATCGTCACTGGGGACGGCAGCCGAGAAGGACGCGCCTGCACCCATGTTTGGTGTGCGAGACAGTACAAAAACGGAGCAGAAGATCCGAACCAAACTCCGTGAAATTTTTCCGGGCCCAGTAGTTTTTCAGGACAATAACGTCCGTGAATTGTTGCAATATCTCGCGGATGTCTCTGACATCAAGATCTATCCGGAATCGCTCGATGAGTTCGAAAATGACATTGACGGAACGCGGATCACGTTGGAGATGGGTGAAGGCAGGCTGGAAGATGTTCTTCGAATACTTTGCAAAACAGTCTCGGTTGATTTCATCGTCGAAGACAGCTTCCTAAAAATTGTTCCAGAGCAGGTCGCGGCAACTCGATTCGAAACCGTTGTTTATGATCTCAAGGCATTTGCCGACTTGGGGTATCCGATTGACGATATGTCATCAGTCCTGCGAAAAACTGTCGCTCCCGGCTCTTGGGCACTCCATGGTTCGACAGACATGCCGGGCCAGCGGGCCAATTTCGTGGCGAATCACCGATCACCGACGCAAGCTGCGACCAAGTCCCGTGAACTTCAGTTGAGCAAAGGGGCGATCGAGCCCGTTCCTGGCGGGGTTATCGTCTACCAATCAAAACCGATTCACCGCGAGATCGAGCAGACACTTCAGCAGCTATGGAAGTTGGCGAAACGGCGACAGGATGCAAAAGCGACGGAAGCTGCCCCGGTGACCGCTCGTGATCCGAAGCAAGATTCCTAAATCCCAAATTGCCTTTCTGTTTCAAGCTGTTTACACTTAAAGCGATCGGGGTTCGCCAATGCGATCATTGCGAGACCCGATCGCTGACTTTTTGGCCCTGCCATGACCCGCCCGCCGATCCGCCCGGACTTGCCTTCATGCCTGCAGATTCAACCGCAGCCGTCAATTCGACCGGACACGCCAGGAATTCCCGTCCGATTCCTGCTTCGGATCGAATCTCGAATTCCCTGACTTCCGAGTTAGAGAGTTTTGATTTCGACCCACGCACACGGGTCGTCTTCGGTTCCGGCACGCTGAACCGGCTGGGGGAGTTCACAAAGTCACTGGGTGATCGGGTGTTGGTCGTCACCGATGCAGGGTTACGGGACGCGGGACACGTCGAACGGGCCAAGAAGTGTCTTGATGACGCTGGCCTCGCGGTGACATTCTTTGATGAGGTTCATCCAAACCCGACCACCAAAGACGTGGCGGCGGCATTGGATGTCGCTAAACAGGCTGAGATCAATGTGATTGTCGGGCTCGGTGGCGGCAGCAGTATGGACTGTGCCAAAGGCGTGAACTTTCTGCTGACCAACGGCGGGAAGATGGAGGATTACTGGGGCGTCGGTAAGGCGACGAAACCCATGCTGCCCATGGTTGCCGTTCCCACGACCGCCGGGACCGGTAGCGAGGCTCAATCGTTCGCTTTGATCGCGCAAGCGGAATCCCACATGAAAATGGCGTGTGGCGATAAAAAAGCCGCCTGTCGAGTGGCAGTTCTCGATCCGGAACTCACGCTCAGTATGCCGGTCAAAATCACAGCAGCTACCGGTGTCGATGCCATCAGTCATGCCGTCGAGACCTACGTGACGAAGCCTCGCAATGGTGTCTCTAGCCTCTTTAGCCGAAAGTCGTGGCGGTTGCTTTCGACCGGATTTCCCCGAGTTCTCCACGATGGCCAGGATCTCGAAGCCCGTGGTGCGATGTTACTCGGAGCCCACTTCGCAGGAGCGGCGATCGAGAATTCCATGCTCGGTGCAACCCACGCTCTCGCGAACCCGTTGACGGCTCATTACGACTTGGCCCACGGTGTTGCCATCGGTGTAATGCTACCGCATGTCGTGCGGTTCAACGGGGTCGTTGTCGGAAACTTGTACGCGGACCTGGCGAAGGACGCCGGGCTGGACAACCGCAATCCCGCCGAATCACTCGCTGATTTTTTGACCGAAATTATCGCCTCATCCGGGCAACCGACAGACCTCAAAGCCTGTGGAGTGTCCGCCGATTTGATTCCAGTCATGGCCCGTGAAGCGGCTCAACAGTGGACGGGCAACTTCAATCCGCGTCCTGTCGATGCCACCAACCTCGAGGAGCTTTACCGATGCGCACTCGCACCCACTTGAAGCCGACTCGATCTCATTGCAA
This window encodes:
- a CDS encoding iron-containing alcohol dehydrogenase — encoded protein: MPADSTAAVNSTGHARNSRPIPASDRISNSLTSELESFDFDPRTRVVFGSGTLNRLGEFTKSLGDRVLVVTDAGLRDAGHVERAKKCLDDAGLAVTFFDEVHPNPTTKDVAAALDVAKQAEINVIVGLGGGSSMDCAKGVNFLLTNGGKMEDYWGVGKATKPMLPMVAVPTTAGTGSEAQSFALIAQAESHMKMACGDKKAACRVAVLDPELTLSMPVKITAATGVDAISHAVETYVTKPRNGVSSLFSRKSWRLLSTGFPRVLHDGQDLEARGAMLLGAHFAGAAIENSMLGATHALANPLTAHYDLAHGVAIGVMLPHVVRFNGVVVGNLYADLAKDAGLDNRNPAESLADFLTEIIASSGQPTDLKACGVSADLIPVMAREAAQQWTGNFNPRPVDATNLEELYRCALAPT
- a CDS encoding HEAT repeat domain-containing protein — protein: MIAQNRFRRAGWLWMTVCVLASRALLAQNAATTSADVQAIVEQLNDSNPINRYAAARSLFQLGAEAKSAVPSLIKHLDDSDEPTRAACVEALAEIGPIQKEIVPALVTKLDDKSAFVRHTAAVSLGRFGAAAKPAVPELIRVFERSDAERQAVIARTFGQIGPAAADSEDVLTKAMNAKTPDVQLAAALGLAQVKPDAKAAVEKLASLLSHSETVIRSSAADALAELGPSAEPAAKALAEATRDESPRVRRQSVRALGRIGASAADQLESLIASVQDDDEYVRQVAVLSVARVAPKSRDTADALAEALKDENSQVRENAAIAFRSLDGTVSSHVPALVAALATSDTDVVAAISETLTKAPQESLSELAKAAVAESSELRRGTAIALGRLINHKADLAERALPVLLSLLNDEEWQVRRAAARGLGAAGRSAATALPELTAAMRERNKFVRRAAAAAIQSISEDEAND
- a CDS encoding prenyltransferase/squalene oxidase repeat-containing protein, which encodes MHPVRKIALLTTLALWTSVATAADSANLSEARQEAVDKGVEFLKVTQNEEGYWTTDKSPGITALCLNALVQSGVPESDETVQNAIKYLQKHIQKDGGIYHPKSNHRNYETAISMLALSNTDAKKYDDVIKDGAKFLRGLQWDEGEGIESSDTFYGGAGYGGHSRPDLSNTQYLLEALKASGAGPDDPAIKKALIFVSRTQNLETEHNTTQFASKVEDGGFYYTPAAGGTSQAGETENGGLRSYGSMTYAGLKSMIYAGLTQKDPRVKAAFSWIQKNYTLNENPGLGQQGRYYYYHTFAKTLSTLGQPKLEDADGKTHDWKADLTTMLVELQKENGSWVNTAPRWYEGDPNLATAYALMSLSFCDEE
- a CDS encoding NCS2 family permease translates to MTNHRYPLFVKGDLDGFFGLFIDNLVQLLLIVALCNICGIPADSPLLLEAIFPGVAVSLLLGNVFYAWQARRLAKRTNQNDITALPYGINTPSLLVYVYFVMLPAFGKASEAGLEDPARFAWQMGLIACLGSGVIEFGGAFIAGYIRRRTPRAALLSTLAGIAIGFISMKFTLDMFQRPLVSMLALAVVLLTYFSRVGFPLSLPGGFVAVLLGAGVGWFAPFVLPESLTGPAMSWSGFTKSTETAGFYLPQFAGDAIWEVLSDSEVWLGYLSVIVPMGLFNLVGSLQNIESAAASGDEFDTRSSLAANGVGTIAAAFFGSCFPTTIYIGHPGWKGMGARAGYSTLNGLVVTIICLTGTVTAISNLIPLEAGIGILLWIGVIITSQSFQETPREHAPAVAIGLFPAIAAWGATIAQGAFIAVALAGEGGISLEQFLANDPQGLLNGFLAHGLLVMERGYIFTGMILAAISANLIDKKFFTAAVWSLVACLFTVLGLMHAYQISGNSLDFLFIFQPTPDAGRVYRAFGVAIGWGLFAVLFFAYGWWFTREANDPAKVNAETLATVD
- a CDS encoding sigma factor-like helix-turn-helix DNA-binding protein; the protein is MKPAHSGFSRIERLILILRHYEELTFEEIAKLLSHPRTEIESVHTNILRQQFRLCS
- a CDS encoding DUF4974 domain-containing protein; amino-acid sequence: MKLLRLLIMVSVFSFLTSSLGTAAEKDAPAPMFGVRDSTKTEQKIRTKLREIFPGPVVFQDNNVRELLQYLADVSDIKIYPESLDEFENDIDGTRITLEMGEGRLEDVLRILCKTVSVDFIVEDSFLKIVPEQVAATRFETVVYDLKAFADLGYPIDDMSSVLRKTVAPGSWALHGSTDMPGQRANFVANHRSPTQAATKSRELQLSKGAIEPVPGGVIVYQSKPIHREIEQTLQQLWKLAKRRQDAKATEAAPVTARDPKQDS